In one window of SAR324 cluster bacterium DNA:
- a CDS encoding L-threonylcarbamoyladenylate synthase — MLLEIHPYNPQPRYINLVIDVLQNDGVIIYPTDTVYGLGCNIYSKKALTKISLNKDVDSTRLLTFICSNLQQIQEYSQGIDTAVFKILKRHLPGPYTFLFRASKIVPKILLTKRSTIGVRWPDQIIATQVVSELGNPILSSSLCSSEDHLFDNAWEIHEEFGKQVDLVIDGGEIFAEHSTIIDFTTETPDVIRIGKGQIYWLDQI; from the coding sequence ATGCTCCTCGAAATTCACCCGTACAATCCACAGCCCCGTTACATCAACCTAGTCATTGATGTCCTCCAGAATGATGGAGTCATCATTTATCCTACAGATACCGTATATGGACTTGGCTGCAACATCTACAGCAAGAAAGCACTAACAAAGATTAGTTTAAACAAGGATGTCGATTCTACACGACTTTTGACTTTCATTTGCTCCAACCTTCAACAGATCCAAGAATATTCACAGGGCATTGATACAGCAGTTTTCAAAATTTTAAAACGCCACCTCCCGGGTCCATATACTTTTTTATTCCGAGCCTCCAAAATCGTTCCCAAGATTTTACTAACAAAACGAAGTACAATTGGAGTTCGCTGGCCTGATCAAATCATAGCTACACAAGTCGTTTCAGAACTGGGGAATCCAATTCTTAGCAGCTCGCTTTGTAGCAGTGAAGATCATCTCTTTGACAACGCCTGGGAAATCCATGAGGAATTTGGTAAGCAAGTGGACTTGGTGATTGATGGAGGAGAAATTTTTGCTGAGCATTCGACGATTATAGATTTCACGACTGAAACGCCTGATGTCATCAGGATTGGCAAAGGCCAGATTTACTGGTTGGACCAAATTTAA
- a CDS encoding peptide chain release factor 3 → MSTSQFQQEVDRRRTFGIISHPDAGKTTLTEKILLYGGAIQLAGSIKARKASRHATSDWMEIEKQRGISVTSSVMKFTYQNCEVNLLDTPGHQDFSEDTYRVLTAVDSALVVIDSAKGVEEQTRKLMDVCRLRNTPIITFVNKLDREGLPPLDVLQDVEESLRVECAPMSWPIGMGKSFRGTYNLYRKELSLFAASITKKVDNIVRITDLADPNLDELLGTQADELREDIELLEGASTPFNSERYLKGLQTPVFFGSAINSFGVSEMLDAFVEVAPAPRQRSTQTREVSPYEEAFSGVIFKIQANMDRAHRDRIAFLRICSGRFQRGMRVKHQRLGREVQLHNAIMFLAQDRENVEEAFPGDIIGIHNHGTIRIGDSFTEKEDLRFVGIPHFAPEHFRKVHIDNALKAKQLEKGLQQLTEEGAVQLFRPLNRNDYLLGAVGILQFDVILARLKNEYGVEAHLESANFLTARWVVTRDAEALKRFEKQFLDSLARDSQGNLVYLPANAWRLERTNEDWAEIKFLQTMEIN, encoded by the coding sequence ATGAGCACTTCTCAATTCCAACAGGAAGTTGATAGGCGTCGAACATTCGGAATCATTAGTCACCCTGATGCAGGGAAAACCACTCTTACGGAGAAAATCCTGCTCTATGGTGGAGCAATACAGCTCGCAGGCTCCATTAAGGCTCGTAAAGCCAGCCGTCATGCAACCAGTGACTGGATGGAAATTGAGAAACAGCGTGGTATATCTGTTACTTCTTCCGTCATGAAATTCACTTACCAAAACTGCGAGGTGAATCTTCTAGACACTCCTGGACATCAAGATTTTTCTGAAGACACCTATCGAGTTCTTACTGCCGTTGACAGTGCCCTGGTCGTCATTGACAGCGCAAAGGGGGTAGAGGAACAAACCAGAAAATTGATGGACGTTTGCAGACTGCGAAATACTCCAATCATAACTTTTGTAAACAAACTGGATCGAGAAGGGTTACCACCACTTGATGTGCTGCAGGATGTTGAAGAGAGCTTGCGGGTTGAGTGTGCTCCAATGAGTTGGCCTATCGGGATGGGGAAATCCTTCAGAGGAACATACAACCTATATCGCAAAGAACTTTCCTTATTTGCTGCTTCCATAACAAAGAAAGTTGACAATATCGTCCGCATCACTGACCTTGCTGATCCAAATTTGGATGAACTATTGGGCACACAAGCAGATGAACTGAGAGAGGATATCGAGTTACTGGAAGGTGCTTCAACTCCATTCAATAGCGAACGCTATCTGAAGGGTCTACAAACTCCTGTTTTCTTTGGAAGCGCAATCAATAGCTTCGGTGTCTCTGAAATGCTTGATGCCTTTGTGGAAGTCGCTCCTGCACCAAGGCAAAGATCCACGCAAACTCGTGAGGTCTCTCCCTACGAAGAAGCCTTCAGTGGAGTCATTTTTAAGATTCAAGCGAACATGGATCGCGCTCATCGGGATCGAATTGCCTTCTTGAGGATATGTTCTGGCCGTTTCCAGCGTGGGATGCGTGTAAAACATCAACGACTGGGAAGAGAAGTACAATTACACAATGCCATTATGTTTCTCGCTCAGGATCGAGAAAATGTAGAAGAAGCGTTCCCCGGTGACATTATAGGCATTCACAATCACGGAACCATCCGTATCGGGGATAGTTTTACCGAAAAAGAAGATCTCCGATTTGTTGGCATCCCACATTTTGCCCCAGAACACTTCCGCAAAGTCCATATCGACAATGCCTTGAAAGCCAAGCAATTAGAAAAAGGTCTGCAACAACTCACTGAAGAAGGAGCTGTTCAGTTGTTCCGACCACTTAATCGAAATGACTACCTTTTGGGAGCTGTTGGGATCTTGCAGTTCGATGTCATTCTTGCTCGTCTGAAAAATGAATATGGTGTCGAAGCTCACTTGGAATCTGCAAATTTTTTAACGGCACGTTGGGTAGTCACTCGAGACGCTGAGGCTTTAAAAAGATTTGAAAAACAGTTTCTTGATTCCTTGGCTCGGGATTCTCAGGGGAATCTTGTTTATCTTCCGGCCAATGCATGGAGACTTGAGCGAACAAACGAAGACTGGGCAGAAATCAAATTTCTTCAGACGATGGAGATTAACTGA
- a CDS encoding alpha/beta hydrolase — protein sequence MANERIIYFAHGQESGPWGTKIKRLAQVAENLNFRVVSPDYSGMKSGYGRVKKLLSLRPSASEQLILVGSSMGSWVSLCASEKLKPQGLFLMASAVSIDNLEPNSPRPFAEKTLLVHGWDDEVVPVENAINFARNYKVSLHLLPSDHHLITQLDSVANIFQNFLQQCLESKKDGDPRSQWEKEQEAKFQKETINRIQPRIPR from the coding sequence ATGGCAAACGAGCGAATAATTTACTTTGCACATGGGCAGGAAAGCGGACCATGGGGAACAAAGATCAAAAGATTGGCCCAGGTCGCTGAAAATTTGAATTTCAGAGTGGTCAGTCCTGATTACTCAGGCATGAAGAGTGGCTATGGCCGAGTTAAGAAATTACTCTCACTTCGACCCTCTGCTTCAGAACAACTAATTCTTGTTGGCTCAAGTATGGGGAGTTGGGTATCCCTTTGTGCTTCAGAAAAGCTGAAGCCACAGGGACTTTTTTTGATGGCATCTGCTGTTAGTATTGACAACCTAGAGCCCAATTCGCCCAGGCCATTCGCTGAGAAGACCTTATTGGTTCATGGTTGGGATGATGAGGTGGTTCCCGTCGAAAATGCGATCAACTTTGCACGTAATTACAAAGTTTCGCTTCACTTGCTGCCATCTGATCATCATTTGATCACTCAATTAGACTCGGTCGCAAATATCTTTCAAAACTTCCTGCAACAGTGTCTGGAATCCAAGAAAGACGGAGACCCTCGATCGCAATGGGAGAAGGAACAAGAGGCAAAATTCCAGAAAGAAACTATCAATCGGATCCAGCCTCGTATTCCACGCTAG